One Nocardioides luti DNA window includes the following coding sequences:
- a CDS encoding TetR/AcrR family transcriptional regulator, which translates to MGLRERHAAQTRELILGTALTLFTEQGYEATTMEEIAERADIGTSTLYRYFPTKDQLVIEPLALRGQMAAEVRARPADEPLDLALGHALTALLSTPRPDTERLDQLGAIMASTPVVQARLREEFEKERVMLGQAIAERLGRPEDDLFCLMTARFTTSVLELVGSRDSAGAAADNRTAIHETLDFLRDLLGRLHAEPPVLPRLGG; encoded by the coding sequence ATGGGGTTGAGAGAGCGCCACGCCGCGCAGACGCGCGAGCTGATCCTGGGCACCGCGCTGACGCTGTTCACGGAGCAGGGCTACGAAGCCACGACCATGGAGGAGATCGCCGAGCGGGCCGACATCGGCACCTCGACGCTGTATCGCTACTTCCCCACCAAGGACCAGCTGGTCATCGAGCCGCTCGCGCTGCGCGGCCAGATGGCCGCCGAGGTGCGGGCCCGGCCGGCGGACGAGCCGCTCGACCTGGCCCTGGGCCACGCGCTGACCGCACTCCTGTCGACCCCGCGGCCCGACACCGAGCGGCTCGACCAGCTCGGCGCGATCATGGCGAGCACCCCGGTCGTCCAGGCCCGGCTCCGCGAGGAGTTCGAGAAGGAGCGGGTGATGCTCGGCCAGGCGATCGCCGAGCGCCTCGGCCGGCCCGAGGACGACCTGTTCTGCCTGATGACCGCCCGCTTCACCACGTCCGTGCTCGAGCTGGTCGGCAGCCGCGACTCGGCCGGCGCCGCGGCCGACAACCGGACCGCGATCCACGAGACCCTCGACTTCCTGCGCGACCTGCTCGGCCGGCTGCACGCCGAGCCCCCCGTGCTGCCGCGGCTGGGGGGCTGA
- a CDS encoding nuclear transport factor 2 family protein codes for MTDTASLIRELDAKRREAMVAADVDLLGELFSDDLTWIHATARVDTKKDLLSSIGGGTTRYLSIRVEDETVRTFNGTALLSGIAIMEAEIKGERRDLHNRFTIVWSQVDGSWCVVNWQSTSLR; via the coding sequence ATGACAGACACCGCTTCCCTCATCCGCGAGCTCGACGCGAAACGTCGTGAGGCCATGGTGGCGGCCGACGTCGACCTTTTGGGCGAGCTGTTCAGCGACGATCTGACGTGGATCCACGCGACGGCCCGGGTCGACACGAAGAAGGACCTCCTCTCGTCCATCGGTGGAGGCACAACCAGGTATCTCTCCATCCGGGTTGAGGACGAGACGGTGCGGACCTTCAATGGCACGGCGCTCCTCAGCGGCATCGCGATCATGGAGGCTGAGATCAAGGGCGAGAGGCGCGATCTCCACAACCGCTTCACGATCGTGTGGTCTCAGGTCGACGGCTCGTGGTGTGTTGTGAACTGGCAGTCCACCTCCCTCCGGTAG
- a CDS encoding 3-hydroxybutyryl-CoA dehydrogenase yields MHKVGVVGAGLMGTGIAEVSARAGHDVVVVESTEAVATAARGRLEHSLQRAEAKGRLDPAHGNAAKVFSRITFETDLSAMADRDVVVEAIVEDEATKVELFRRLDAIVLAPDAILASNTSSIPIMKLGVATSRPAHVIGIHFFNPVPVLGLVELVPSLLTSADTTARSRAWVEQSLHKHAIDCQDRAGFVVNALLIPFILSAIRMFESGFASAEDIDQGLVQGAAHPQGPLALADLIGLDTTRAVAESLYAEFKEPLYAAPPLLARMVDAGLLGRKSGRGFYTYS; encoded by the coding sequence GTGCACAAGGTGGGCGTCGTCGGTGCCGGCCTGATGGGGACCGGAATCGCCGAGGTCAGCGCCCGCGCCGGACATGACGTAGTGGTCGTGGAGTCCACGGAGGCGGTAGCAACGGCTGCGCGGGGGCGTCTCGAGCATTCGCTCCAGCGTGCCGAGGCCAAGGGCAGACTCGACCCGGCTCACGGCAACGCTGCCAAGGTATTTTCCCGGATCACGTTCGAGACCGACCTGAGCGCGATGGCCGACCGCGACGTGGTTGTCGAGGCGATCGTCGAGGACGAGGCAACCAAGGTTGAGCTGTTCCGCCGGCTGGACGCGATCGTTCTAGCGCCCGACGCGATCCTGGCCAGTAACACCTCCTCAATCCCCATCATGAAATTAGGTGTCGCCACCTCCCGCCCGGCCCATGTGATCGGGATCCACTTCTTCAATCCTGTGCCGGTGCTCGGGCTGGTCGAGCTGGTCCCGTCGCTTCTGACGTCGGCGGACACCACGGCACGCTCGCGGGCCTGGGTGGAGCAGTCGCTGCACAAGCACGCCATCGACTGCCAGGACCGGGCTGGATTCGTGGTGAACGCGCTGCTCATTCCGTTCATCCTGTCCGCGATCCGGATGTTCGAGTCTGGCTTCGCGTCCGCCGAGGACATCGACCAAGGCCTGGTCCAGGGCGCCGCGCACCCGCAGGGCCCGCTCGCCTTGGCTGACCTGATCGGGCTCGACACCACGAGAGCGGTGGCGGAGTCCCTGTACGCGGAATTCAAGGAGCCCCTCTATGCAGCACCACCGCTGCTGGCCCGGATGGTCGACGCCGGGCTGTTGGGCCGCAAGAGCGGACGCGGGTTCTACACCTACTCGTGA
- a CDS encoding acyl-CoA dehydrogenase family protein: MSMDTTPPRLQPMDLAGIDDLLTEDEKAVRSSVRQLCVEHVDPYVADWFERGQVDDIRGLIKQFGSLGLLGMHLEGYGCAGMSATEYGIACLELEASDSGIRSMVSVQGSLAMFAIWKFGSEEQKNEWLPAMASGEAIGCFGLTEPDAGSDPANMRTRARRDGSDWVLDGRKMWITNGTIADVAVVWAQTEDGIRGFVIPTATSGFSAPEIHHKQSLRASVTSELVMDSVRLPDSAMLPEVRGLRGPLSCLNEARYGIVWGALGAARSSLEASLDYAGTRIAFDKPISAFQLTQAKLVDMNLEYTKGLLLALHLGRRKDAGALRPEQVSLGKLNNVREALDICRTARTILGANGISLEYPVIRHMSNLESVLTYEGTVEMHTLIVGQAMTGHSAFR, encoded by the coding sequence ATGAGTATGGACACCACGCCTCCCCGGCTCCAGCCGATGGACCTTGCTGGTATCGATGACCTGTTGACCGAGGACGAGAAGGCGGTCCGGTCGTCGGTGCGGCAGTTGTGTGTGGAGCATGTGGATCCGTACGTGGCGGACTGGTTCGAGCGCGGCCAGGTTGATGACATCCGTGGGTTGATCAAGCAGTTCGGCTCCCTGGGGCTGTTGGGCATGCATCTGGAGGGCTACGGGTGCGCCGGGATGAGTGCGACCGAGTACGGGATCGCATGCCTGGAGCTCGAGGCGTCAGACTCCGGGATTCGGTCGATGGTCTCGGTGCAGGGGTCGTTGGCGATGTTCGCGATCTGGAAGTTCGGCTCCGAGGAGCAGAAGAACGAGTGGTTGCCAGCGATGGCGTCGGGCGAGGCGATCGGGTGTTTCGGGTTGACCGAGCCGGATGCGGGTTCGGATCCGGCGAACATGCGGACCCGGGCCCGCCGGGACGGCAGCGACTGGGTGCTGGATGGTCGCAAGATGTGGATCACCAACGGCACGATCGCGGACGTGGCGGTGGTCTGGGCCCAGACCGAGGACGGGATTCGCGGGTTCGTCATACCAACTGCGACATCAGGGTTCAGTGCCCCGGAGATTCATCACAAGCAGTCGTTGCGGGCCTCGGTGACCAGTGAGCTGGTGATGGACTCGGTGCGCTTGCCGGATTCGGCGATGCTGCCGGAGGTACGGGGCCTGCGGGGTCCGCTGAGCTGCTTGAACGAGGCGCGGTACGGGATCGTCTGGGGTGCGTTGGGGGCGGCCCGATCGTCGTTGGAGGCCTCGCTGGACTACGCCGGGACCCGGATCGCTTTCGACAAGCCGATCTCGGCTTTCCAGCTGACGCAGGCCAAGTTGGTCGACATGAACCTGGAGTACACGAAGGGTCTGTTGTTGGCGTTGCACCTGGGCCGGCGCAAAGACGCTGGGGCATTGCGCCCGGAGCAGGTCAGCCTGGGCAAGCTCAACAACGTGCGCGAAGCGCTGGACATCTGCCGGACCGCACGCACGATCCTCGGAGCCAACGGGATCTCGCTGGAATATCCGGTGATCCGGCACATGAGCAACCTGGAGTCCGTGCTGACCTACGAGGGCACCGTCGAGATGCACACCCTGATCGTCGGGCAGGCCATGACCGGCCATTCCGCCTTCCGATGA
- a CDS encoding CaiB/BaiF CoA transferase family protein translates to MTAPLHGLVVADFSRVLAGPLAGVTLADLGATVIKVERPGVGDDTRHWGPPWTDNSSSYFECANRSKQSVELDLGDETDRALAIELARRADVVLENYRDGALARRGLSYEQVSASNPGVVYASITGFGSHRGRDLAGYDFLVQAVGGLMSITGEPGQPTKVGVALVDILTAKDAVVGILAALRTRESTGRGQRVEVNLLSSLLGSLANQASAYLATGESPIQMGNRHPSIAPYETLTAADGSLAVSCGNDGQFRKLAEVLGVPEAADDALFATNAARVQNRLELAALLESRLATGPVTDWVDRLTAVGVPAGAIGSISDAFALAERLGLKPTVDVGPGAPPQVRNPITFSATPITQYSAPPRLGEHTHDIRQWLTKENPS, encoded by the coding sequence ATGACCGCCCCACTGCACGGCTTGGTCGTGGCTGACTTCAGCCGCGTCCTCGCCGGTCCTCTGGCCGGAGTGACCTTGGCCGACCTCGGCGCCACCGTCATCAAGGTGGAGCGCCCCGGGGTCGGTGACGACACTCGGCACTGGGGTCCGCCGTGGACAGACAACTCCAGCTCCTACTTCGAGTGCGCCAACCGGAGCAAGCAGTCGGTGGAGCTCGACCTCGGAGACGAGACAGATCGGGCGCTGGCCATCGAGCTGGCTCGGCGTGCCGATGTCGTGCTGGAGAACTACCGCGACGGAGCCCTTGCGCGGCGGGGTCTGTCCTACGAGCAGGTCAGCGCGAGCAACCCGGGCGTCGTCTACGCCTCCATCACCGGCTTCGGGAGCCACCGCGGCCGCGATCTGGCGGGATACGACTTCCTGGTACAAGCGGTCGGGGGGCTCATGAGCATCACCGGCGAGCCCGGCCAACCGACCAAGGTCGGTGTGGCGCTGGTCGACATCCTCACTGCCAAGGATGCGGTTGTCGGCATTCTCGCAGCGCTTCGCACCCGGGAGTCCACCGGCAGGGGCCAGCGGGTGGAGGTGAACCTGCTGTCCAGCCTGCTCGGTTCACTGGCGAACCAGGCATCGGCGTACCTCGCCACTGGCGAATCGCCCATCCAGATGGGCAACCGACATCCATCCATCGCTCCGTACGAAACGCTGACGGCGGCCGACGGCTCCTTGGCCGTCAGCTGCGGCAACGACGGGCAGTTCCGCAAGCTGGCCGAAGTCCTCGGTGTGCCCGAAGCGGCGGACGACGCGCTCTTCGCCACCAATGCTGCCCGGGTCCAGAACCGGCTCGAGCTTGCCGCCCTCCTGGAGAGCCGCTTGGCGACCGGGCCGGTGACCGATTGGGTGGACCGGCTCACGGCCGTCGGTGTTCCCGCTGGGGCGATCGGATCCATCTCCGATGCCTTCGCGCTTGCCGAGCGCCTCGGACTGAAGCCGACCGTTGATGTCGGCCCGGGGGCGCCACCCCAGGTGCGCAACCCCATCACCTTCAGTGCCACACCGATCACGCAGTACTCAGCCCCTCCGCGACTCGGAGAACACACCCACGACATCCGTCAGTGGCTCACCAAGGAGAACCCCTCATGA
- a CDS encoding sugar ABC transporter substrate-binding protein, which produces MTPTRLRPAAAIAAGTLLALTLSACGSSTDTASSDAAAGAPVDQAVIDAATAAVKAAREPITDFTAPSAPAGPIPTGELVSIVTALNAAPLPYDVGMISKAAFESLGLKADVLDGQGSPAGWDKAVRTALNANAKAIVMSAAEPSLVPEAAQAAAAQDVPFTTVFGCETPKPDGVSMEVPETREAEGKLLADWVMADSPEGAEVIVQTNAQFFCLAGEVEAFKAELAKGGAAFKVVEETEATPADQAGTAAVQKVAGLLRKHPDAHYFFTMQADWAPAFVQGLKSVGRDDVTGLFADSKWVIDLMRENPNLVAAGPNIEATAWIGVYATIAAMNGLEVPPMAAPVQLIDSENIGTDGDPTEPQYDLAGSWTSFLESGN; this is translated from the coding sequence ATGACACCGACCCGCCTCCGGCCCGCGGCGGCAATCGCCGCGGGAACCCTGCTTGCGTTGACTCTGAGCGCCTGCGGTTCCTCGACGGACACCGCAAGCAGCGACGCAGCGGCAGGGGCCCCTGTGGACCAGGCCGTGATCGACGCCGCTACCGCGGCTGTCAAGGCCGCACGCGAACCCATCACCGACTTCACCGCACCTTCTGCTCCTGCTGGCCCCATCCCGACGGGCGAACTCGTCTCCATCGTCACGGCCCTCAACGCGGCGCCCCTGCCGTACGACGTCGGGATGATCTCGAAGGCAGCCTTCGAGTCACTCGGCCTCAAGGCCGACGTCCTGGACGGTCAGGGCAGCCCGGCTGGCTGGGACAAGGCGGTACGCACGGCACTCAACGCCAACGCGAAGGCGATCGTGATGTCTGCTGCTGAACCGTCCCTGGTTCCCGAGGCAGCGCAGGCAGCGGCGGCACAGGATGTGCCATTCACCACCGTGTTCGGTTGCGAGACGCCCAAGCCGGACGGAGTCAGCATGGAGGTTCCGGAGACTCGTGAGGCCGAGGGCAAGCTCCTCGCCGACTGGGTGATGGCGGATTCCCCTGAAGGCGCCGAGGTCATCGTGCAGACCAATGCCCAGTTCTTCTGCCTCGCGGGCGAAGTTGAGGCCTTCAAGGCCGAGCTCGCCAAGGGCGGTGCGGCTTTCAAGGTGGTCGAAGAGACTGAAGCGACGCCGGCTGACCAGGCCGGTACGGCCGCGGTGCAGAAGGTGGCAGGCCTCCTGCGCAAGCACCCCGACGCGCACTACTTCTTCACCATGCAGGCTGACTGGGCGCCGGCCTTCGTGCAGGGCCTCAAGAGCGTCGGTCGTGACGACGTCACGGGCCTCTTCGCGGACTCCAAGTGGGTCATCGACCTGATGCGCGAGAACCCCAACCTCGTCGCCGCCGGCCCCAACATCGAGGCGACAGCCTGGATCGGTGTCTATGCGACGATCGCCGCCATGAACGGCCTCGAGGTTCCTCCGATGGCTGCTCCGGTGCAGTTGATCGACTCGGAAAACATCGGCACCGATGGTGACCCGACGGAGCCGCAGTACGACCTCGCAGGTTCTTGGACGTCGTTCCTCGAGTCCGGCAACTGA
- a CDS encoding ABC transporter permease — protein MNSLDTATSSEPATTPVAHARASHLHYAEFLHRWGLLLVLILAIVFFSIRLPDTFLQWSTFHDLIAGQAPSLVLALAAVLVLVVGEFDLSLGATFGITQYIALQMMIDHGVSVVAAMLLSLVLGALVGLINVALIVGAKVNSFIATIGVQTALIGLATLVSNGNQPIFAGAPESFTSIGNNQILTIPLSVWVALVVAALLWVVLDYTSFGRTMRATGANRVAARLSGLRTTRALVVALLVASVLAAFAGLLDAARTGTSDSTSGPMYLLPAYAAAFLGATGSKSSTYSVPGTILAILLVAVGVTGLQLMGAASWVTNFFNGVVLLAAVLLSQLARKRSG, from the coding sequence ATGAATTCCCTTGACACGGCCACGTCGTCCGAACCCGCCACCACGCCGGTCGCTCACGCGAGGGCTTCTCATCTTCACTATGCCGAGTTCTTGCACCGCTGGGGTCTGCTGCTGGTCCTGATCTTGGCCATCGTGTTCTTCTCCATCAGGCTGCCAGACACCTTTTTGCAGTGGTCCACCTTTCATGACCTGATCGCCGGGCAAGCGCCCAGCCTGGTTCTCGCCCTCGCCGCGGTGCTGGTACTGGTGGTCGGCGAGTTCGACCTTTCCCTCGGTGCCACATTCGGAATCACGCAGTACATAGCCCTGCAGATGATGATCGACCACGGTGTCTCGGTGGTCGCTGCCATGCTCTTATCGCTGGTGCTGGGTGCGCTGGTAGGACTGATCAACGTCGCGCTCATCGTGGGTGCGAAGGTCAACTCGTTCATCGCCACGATCGGTGTCCAGACCGCACTGATCGGGTTGGCCACCTTGGTCTCGAACGGTAATCAGCCCATCTTTGCGGGCGCGCCCGAATCGTTCACGTCCATCGGCAACAACCAGATACTGACCATTCCACTGTCGGTGTGGGTCGCCCTGGTGGTCGCCGCATTGCTGTGGGTCGTGCTCGACTACACGTCGTTTGGCCGCACCATGCGTGCCACCGGAGCGAATCGGGTGGCCGCTCGCCTCAGCGGGCTGCGGACGACGCGGGCCCTGGTGGTCGCCCTGCTCGTGGCCAGCGTGCTGGCGGCCTTCGCCGGGCTGCTCGATGCTGCGCGGACTGGTACCAGCGACTCCACGTCGGGCCCGATGTACCTCCTGCCGGCATACGCGGCCGCCTTCCTCGGTGCGACCGGGAGCAAGTCCAGTACCTACAGCGTTCCCGGCACGATTCTGGCGATCCTCCTGGTCGCGGTCGGCGTCACCGGGCTGCAGCTGATGGGCGCAGCCTCTTGGGTGACGAACTTCTTCAACGGGGTGGTGCTTCTCGCCGCCGTTCTCCTGTCTCAACTCGCTCGCAAGCGGTCGGGCTGA
- a CDS encoding sugar ABC transporter ATP-binding protein produces MSLTRPEALRAPALVVRNLTKAYGPTVALRDVSLEVPPAGGLALLGRNGAGKSTLIKLLAGVERPDSGSMEVAGNAITPGPGVRTGLAFIHQDLGLIDSMTVAENIAFDRGYPTRGKYLISWSRLHRQTQELLDEWDLQLSATEQVSGLSQVNRSLVAIARALSTQASCVVLDEPTASLPAPEVDRLLAAVAGVRESGVAIIYVTHRLSEIVRVADDFVVLRNGSVAEQGSVVATPHADLVRFVVGEEPAERPAAVARRAGTAGILSLQNLAGRALSDATIEVRAGEILGLVGLEGAGHQEVGRIIAGIDRARGGSMTLAGETYDPRSPGRAHDSKVVFLAGDRVRESAVMPFTCVENYHLRADGTRPLIRHSSEGRETSSVIDEWGVVAKSARVPMSSLSGGNQQKLLVAKWLNSGPLVFVAEEPTAGVDVGARRTIHQRLRDAVGPGTSVIITSTDSEEIAELCDRVVVFRGGRSAVELTGADITEARVAAESMKTSVPSEPEAAR; encoded by the coding sequence ATGAGCCTCACCCGGCCAGAGGCGCTCCGAGCGCCCGCACTGGTCGTCCGCAACCTGACCAAGGCGTACGGGCCCACCGTTGCACTTCGCGACGTCAGCCTCGAGGTGCCGCCCGCCGGCGGACTTGCACTGCTCGGACGCAACGGCGCTGGCAAGTCCACCCTGATCAAGCTTCTCGCCGGTGTGGAGCGCCCGGACTCCGGCAGCATGGAAGTTGCCGGGAACGCGATCACGCCGGGGCCCGGTGTCCGGACCGGTCTTGCGTTCATCCACCAGGACCTCGGCCTCATCGACTCGATGACCGTGGCGGAGAACATCGCGTTCGACCGCGGCTACCCGACTCGTGGCAAGTACCTCATCTCCTGGTCAAGACTCCACCGGCAGACCCAGGAACTTCTCGACGAGTGGGACCTGCAACTGAGTGCCACCGAGCAGGTGAGCGGGCTCTCCCAGGTGAACCGTTCGCTGGTAGCCATTGCCCGGGCGCTCTCGACGCAGGCCAGCTGTGTGGTGCTCGACGAGCCCACCGCCTCGCTCCCCGCACCCGAGGTGGACCGACTGCTCGCCGCTGTGGCGGGTGTCCGCGAGAGCGGCGTCGCCATCATCTATGTCACGCACCGCCTCTCCGAGATCGTCCGCGTTGCCGACGATTTCGTCGTGCTGCGCAATGGTTCGGTCGCGGAACAGGGATCCGTGGTCGCGACGCCGCACGCGGACCTGGTCCGGTTTGTCGTCGGCGAGGAACCGGCGGAACGGCCGGCTGCTGTCGCGCGTCGCGCAGGCACAGCGGGCATTCTGTCTCTGCAGAACCTTGCCGGGCGGGCCCTCTCGGACGCCACCATCGAGGTTCGCGCCGGCGAGATCCTGGGACTGGTCGGCCTCGAAGGTGCAGGGCATCAGGAGGTCGGACGGATCATCGCCGGCATCGACCGCGCACGCGGGGGCAGCATGACTCTGGCCGGCGAGACGTACGACCCTCGCTCTCCCGGCCGAGCACACGACAGCAAGGTTGTCTTCCTGGCCGGGGACCGGGTTCGCGAGTCGGCCGTCATGCCGTTCACGTGTGTCGAGAACTACCACCTGCGCGCTGACGGCACGCGTCCGTTGATCCGCCACAGCTCTGAGGGTCGTGAGACCTCCTCGGTCATCGACGAGTGGGGAGTGGTCGCGAAGTCCGCGCGTGTACCCATGTCATCGTTGAGCGGGGGCAACCAGCAGAAGCTGTTGGTGGCCAAGTGGCTCAACAGCGGCCCGCTGGTCTTCGTCGCCGAGGAGCCGACCGCGGGAGTGGATGTCGGCGCTCGGCGCACTATTCACCAGCGCCTGCGCGATGCAGTCGGACCCGGAACCTCCGTGATCATCACCTCCACGGACTCCGAGGAGATCGCTGAGCTCTGCGACCGCGTGGTGGTCTTCCGTGGCGGCCGTTCTGCCGTCGAGCTCACCGGTGCAGACATCACGGAGGCCCGGGTGGCCGCCGAATCCATGAAGACCAGTGTCCCCTCAGAGCCGGAGGCAGCTCGATGA
- a CDS encoding amino acid synthesis family protein translates to MSALSNTGTDGPVRVRKRVLSIETVLHENGPVAATPLRVATVCAVVANPYAGRYEQDLTPFMSALRALGEELATELVAALGGVEQIQAYGKAAIVGTEGELEHGAVWHEAGGWAMRHVLGEPKAIVPSSKAVAATGFRLVFPIGHIHAAYVRSHFNVAEIGVQDAPRPDEIVFGLAMADGGRIHERLGGLRADAIHDHDGQR, encoded by the coding sequence ATGAGTGCACTCAGCAACACTGGAACCGACGGTCCGGTGCGCGTCCGCAAGCGGGTGCTCAGCATCGAGACGGTGCTGCACGAGAACGGACCAGTGGCAGCCACTCCGTTGCGTGTCGCCACCGTCTGCGCCGTGGTGGCGAACCCCTATGCCGGGCGCTACGAGCAGGACCTGACGCCGTTCATGTCCGCGCTCCGCGCTCTCGGTGAGGAACTGGCGACCGAACTGGTCGCAGCCTTGGGTGGGGTTGAGCAGATCCAGGCCTACGGCAAGGCCGCCATCGTCGGCACCGAGGGCGAACTCGAGCACGGCGCGGTGTGGCACGAAGCCGGTGGCTGGGCCATGCGCCACGTGCTGGGCGAGCCGAAAGCCATCGTGCCTTCGAGCAAGGCGGTCGCGGCCACGGGTTTCCGACTGGTGTTCCCGATCGGCCACATCCACGCTGCGTATGTCCGCAGCCACTTCAACGTGGCCGAGATCGGCGTTCAGGACGCACCCCGACCCGACGAGATCGTGTTCGGCTTGGCCATGGCCGACGGCGGCAGGATCCATGAGCGCCTCGGTGGCCTCCGCGCCGATGCGATCCACGACCACGACGGTCAGCGATGA
- a CDS encoding GntR family transcriptional regulator — MTVIAVPEPLVDQAVDQLRQDLLSGVHGPGTKLKVDMLRAQYGYSSSPLREALNRLTQEGLVAVDQRRGFRVAGMSAEDFADITRLRLFVDLQALEEAMEHGDDEWEVRSVAAFHRLQKVEARFPEGPLVLNAEWSARHKEFHMALLSGTPSPRLMGICSNLFDQAERYRRYSAKYRSQTRSKSDEHKAILEATMQRDKPEAIRLLTAHISRTQTNIADLFEQGVLLESNAI; from the coding sequence GTGACCGTCATCGCTGTTCCGGAGCCGCTCGTTGACCAGGCGGTGGACCAGCTGCGCCAGGACTTGCTGTCCGGCGTGCACGGCCCCGGGACGAAGCTGAAGGTCGACATGCTGCGCGCCCAGTACGGCTATTCCAGTAGCCCTCTGCGCGAGGCGCTCAACCGGCTCACGCAGGAGGGCCTGGTCGCTGTCGACCAGCGACGGGGCTTTCGGGTCGCCGGGATGTCTGCCGAGGACTTCGCCGACATCACCCGCCTTCGACTGTTCGTCGACCTGCAGGCACTCGAAGAGGCCATGGAGCACGGTGACGACGAGTGGGAGGTTCGCTCCGTGGCGGCCTTCCACCGCTTGCAGAAGGTCGAGGCCCGCTTCCCCGAAGGGCCCCTCGTCCTGAATGCGGAGTGGAGTGCGCGCCACAAAGAATTCCACATGGCCTTGCTCTCGGGGACGCCGTCCCCGCGGCTGATGGGGATCTGCTCCAACCTCTTCGACCAGGCGGAGCGCTATCGGCGCTACTCGGCCAAGTATCGCTCCCAGACCCGTTCGAAGTCGGACGAGCACAAGGCGATCCTGGAAGCAACGATGCAGCGCGACAAGCCCGAGGCGATCAGGCTGCTGACCGCCCACATCTCACGGACCCAGACGAACATCGCCGACCTCTTCGAGCAGGGCGTCCTGCTGGAGTCAAACGCTATCTAG